A region from the Gemmatimonadota bacterium genome encodes:
- a CDS encoding serine hydrolase: MTPEQLGFNSQKLDRARQVLQRHVHTRTTPGAVGLVLRRAGIVTSWAVGHHTYYPNATPVQINTIYDLASVTKVIATTTLCMLFVDKDRLNLDAPVQFYIPSFTGKNKNRVTVRHLLAHCSGLPAHVHLYENQRTTYDIDIRDAMLNAACQHPLTYEPGADTVYSDLGFLTLGKILETIGGHRLDHLVKQHILEPLKMNDTLYCPPPHLKHRIAPTEDGSDLRDHLVHGEVHDENTAAMGGIASHAGLFSTAHDLSKCLLAWLGTSIFPKRSIPQFTTRANLAPNSTWALGWDTVSPGASSSGRYFSEQAFGILGFTGTSVWGDPIRDLGVILLTNRVHPTRENNQIAHLRPEFHDAISEALIE; this comes from the coding sequence ATGACACCCGAACAACTCGGTTTTAATTCACAAAAACTCGACCGCGCCCGTCAAGTACTACAACGCCATGTGCATACGCGCACCACCCCCGGTGCTGTCGGTCTCGTCCTGCGCCGTGCGGGCATCGTCACCTCCTGGGCTGTGGGCCACCACACCTATTACCCCAACGCGACACCCGTACAAATCAACACCATCTACGACCTCGCTTCCGTCACCAAAGTCATCGCCACCACAACACTCTGCATGTTATTTGTCGATAAAGATCGCCTCAACCTCGACGCACCCGTGCAATTTTATATCCCCTCCTTCACCGGAAAAAACAAAAATCGCGTCACAGTCCGGCATCTACTCGCCCATTGCAGCGGCCTGCCCGCGCATGTTCACCTGTACGAAAACCAACGCACAACATATGATATTGACATCCGCGATGCCATGCTCAACGCAGCCTGCCAACACCCCTTAACTTATGAACCCGGCGCAGACACCGTGTACAGCGACCTGGGCTTTCTCACCCTGGGTAAAATCCTCGAAACCATCGGCGGCCATCGCCTGGATCACCTCGTCAAACAGCACATACTCGAACCGCTCAAAATGAACGACACATTGTACTGCCCACCACCCCATCTCAAACACCGCATTGCGCCCACGGAAGATGGCTCCGACTTGCGCGATCACCTCGTACACGGTGAAGTCCACGATGAAAACACCGCCGCAATGGGTGGTATCGCCTCCCACGCTGGCCTTTTTTCCACAGCGCATGACCTGTCGAAATGCCTGCTCGCCTGGCTCGGCACAAGCATCTTTCCAAAACGGAGCATTCCACAATTCACCACCCGCGCCAACCTCGCGCCCAACAGCACCTGGGCACTCGGCTGGGACACCGTCTCTCCCGGTGCAAGTTCGAGCGGTCGCTACTTTAGCGAACAAGCCTTCGGCATCCTCGGATTCACCGGCACATCCGTATGGGGAGACCCCATACGGGACCTCGGCGTCATCCTCCTCACCAACCGCGTACACCCCACCCGAGAGAACAATCAAATTGCCCACCTCCGCCCCGAATTTCACGACGCTATCTCCGAAGCCTTAATCGAATAG
- a CDS encoding heparinase II/III family protein, producing MLSQKYSEDVLKDILIPRDEWRPFPTALMRYAWDALPEGVRQAQIARGEEHLNFDWPGVPAVRFLDYARNGNRSRYESLSFGRRTALSNLVLAECVEGKGRFLDDIANGIWCICEESFWGVPAHIGVQKAGSGLPDTAEPIVDLFAAETSELLAWTVYLLGAQLNAISPLIVPRIAREMQYRILTPLLEREDFGWMGYSGARVNNWNPWIVSNWLTSTLLMETDDARRVASVFKAMQTVDHFIDPYPKDGGCDEGPGYWGRAGASLYDCLEWLYSATGGAIDVYDEPLVQNIGKFIYRVQIADRYFINFADASPVVMPAFAVVYGYGKRIGDDAMVALGAWSARQQGVAEKGISESFGSMGRALPALFSLNEILDEEAALPLPRDVFLDEIEVFVARDQGGSVDGFFVGAKGGHNAESHNHNDIGHVVVYLDGKPVLVDAGVETYTAKTFSSERYDIWTMQSQYHTLPTVNGQMQIPGRVYSEAGIDYHYDIAARDVSYASSEADATFTLDLAQAYPPEAQIDSWKRTVVLHRGEGVTIADRYALKAVTGDVVMNVLTACGVEDGGDGTIALNEVELADGRRSGAARLHYDADVFDVAIEDIAIEDARLKTVWGDLLRRITLTVKNPEPQGGWTIRVTR from the coding sequence ATGCTTTCGCAAAAGTATTCGGAAGACGTGTTAAAAGATATTTTGATTCCGCGGGATGAATGGCGGCCTTTTCCCACGGCGCTGATGCGCTATGCGTGGGATGCATTGCCAGAAGGCGTTCGACAGGCGCAAATTGCGCGGGGGGAAGAGCACCTGAATTTTGACTGGCCGGGCGTGCCCGCGGTGCGGTTTTTGGATTATGCGCGCAATGGCAATCGCTCGCGGTACGAGAGCTTGAGTTTTGGGCGGCGCACGGCGCTGTCCAATCTGGTTCTGGCAGAGTGCGTGGAGGGCAAAGGCAGATTTTTGGATGATATTGCCAATGGTATCTGGTGTATTTGCGAGGAGTCTTTTTGGGGTGTGCCCGCGCATATTGGCGTGCAAAAGGCGGGTAGTGGGCTGCCGGATACGGCTGAGCCGATTGTCGATTTGTTCGCCGCAGAGACGTCGGAATTGCTGGCGTGGACAGTGTATTTGCTTGGCGCGCAACTCAATGCGATTTCGCCTTTGATTGTGCCGCGCATTGCGCGTGAAATGCAATATCGCATTTTGACGCCTTTGTTGGAGCGCGAAGATTTTGGCTGGATGGGATATTCGGGTGCGCGCGTGAATAATTGGAATCCGTGGATTGTGTCGAATTGGTTGACTTCTACTTTGTTGATGGAGACCGATGATGCGCGTCGGGTTGCGTCGGTGTTTAAGGCGATGCAGACGGTGGATCATTTTATCGATCCGTATCCGAAGGATGGAGGATGTGATGAGGGCCCGGGCTATTGGGGGCGTGCTGGGGCATCGCTTTACGATTGTTTGGAGTGGCTTTACAGTGCAACGGGTGGGGCGATTGATGTGTACGATGAGCCGCTCGTTCAGAATATTGGCAAGTTTATCTATCGGGTGCAGATTGCGGATCGGTATTTTATCAATTTTGCCGATGCATCGCCTGTGGTGATGCCGGCTTTTGCAGTTGTCTATGGCTATGGCAAGCGGATTGGGGATGACGCGATGGTGGCTCTCGGGGCGTGGTCTGCAAGACAACAGGGTGTTGCCGAGAAGGGGATTTCGGAGTCTTTTGGGAGCATGGGACGCGCATTGCCCGCGTTGTTTTCTCTGAATGAGATTCTCGATGAAGAGGCGGCGTTACCGTTGCCGCGCGATGTGTTTTTGGATGAGATTGAGGTGTTTGTCGCACGCGATCAGGGGGGATCGGTAGATGGGTTTTTTGTGGGGGCAAAGGGCGGGCACAATGCCGAGAGTCACAATCACAATGATATCGGGCATGTGGTGGTCTATCTGGATGGGAAACCCGTGCTTGTGGATGCGGGTGTCGAGACTTATACGGCTAAGACGTTTAGTAGTGAGCGGTATGACATCTGGACGATGCAATCCCAATATCACACGTTGCCGACGGTGAATGGACAGATGCAGATTCCCGGGCGGGTTTATTCCGAGGCGGGGATTGATTATCACTACGATATTGCCGCTCGAGATGTGTCTTATGCGTCGAGCGAGGCGGATGCGACGTTTACTCTGGATCTGGCGCAAGCCTATCCGCCAGAGGCTCAGATTGATTCGTGGAAGAGGACGGTTGTTTTGCATCGCGGCGAGGGTGTGACGATTGCAGACCGATATGCGTTAAAAGCCGTGACGGGCGATGTTGTGATGAATGTGTTGACGGCGTGTGGCGTTGAGGATGGGGGTGATGGTACAATTGCGTTGAATGAGGTAGAGTTGGCGGATGGTCGCAGGTCGGGCGCAGCGCGTTTGCACTACGATGCGGATGTGTTCGATGTGGCGATTGAGGATATCGCGATTGAAGATGCGCGATTGAAGACTGTTTGGGGCGATTTGTTGCGAAGAATCACGCTGACGGTTAAGAATCCCGAGCCGCAGGGCGGGTGGACGATTCGAGTGACGCGGTGA